One Prunus dulcis chromosome 8, ALMONDv2, whole genome shotgun sequence DNA window includes the following coding sequences:
- the LOC117636332 gene encoding disease resistance protein RPM1-like isoform X1, translating to MAETAVIIVIDKLVSLLTEEGNLLRGIHDEVTSIKDLLESMTSFLKDADEKAERANNSSGVKTWVKQTREMASHIEDVIDEYMHHVARNRDKHGLNGFLHKTTHIVGGLFTRHEISLKIQRIKKRIREIMKTSVAYGFNSTQRIPFSSSRRDNMSFDQRMTSLYIEEVELVGIQTLRDKLIGWSIGGEVASRRSVSSVVGMGGLGKTTLAKKVFDNSRFTEWFDWRAWITVSQSYKNEDILRNMITEFHRTRNESVPEGIETMDLRLLIHTLRGYLKEKRYAVVFDDVWSTNLWECVKLALPDNNNGSRIIITTRKGEVAASCREAFFDQVYDLEPLSPDKAWELFCKKTFRDSSGYCPPELKKFATTIVSRCGGLPLAIVAISGLLSTRGGDVPQWRKLHDSLGSELESNPHLTNVTKILSFSYHDLPHRLKTCFLYFGTYPENCPIRCSTLIRQWIAEGFIQEQIGKTLEEVAEEYLAELIQRSLVQVSYVDERGVRRECQVHDVMREAVILLKTRDMSFSQFLEEDSRFNENSRHLSVDSNAYNIFGSIGSSRAHSLCFFNGIGGPQNPLMSCRNLYKRFKLLRVLDFEDSLLDHLPEEVGYMYHLKYLSLRNTRVKILPKSIGKLANLETLDLKQSLVHEIPYAINKLPKLRNLLAYNLHNNKQLGRTTKRAVVIHEGIERWRNLQKLYTVEATDSLVKEIGNLKQLRRLGIQKLARKQGKDLCASIGKMSHLQSLEVVAINGDEIINLQSISPPPQRLQTLILIGRLKKLPDWIAGSSFLTRLDLSWSRLAGDPNTLKVLQGLPNLVQLLIYDAFSCEELHFEEGFPKLKELSLIKLNSLKFMRIHNGALPLLESLIIGPCPQLQQVPSGIRNLKNLKYLDFLDMPSHFIDGIQVQETEHHVGPKVIVVKTEGERVMTTKIIDSAVFM from the coding sequence ATGGCCGAGACTGCAGTGATCATTGTCATTGACAAGTTGGTTTCATTGTTAACGGAAGAAGGGAATTTGCTGAGAGGTATTCATGACGAGGTTACAAGCATAAAAGATCTTCTAGAGAGCATGACGTCTTTCCTAAAGGATGCAGATGAAAAAGCAGAAAGGGCAAACAACAGTAGCGGCGTGAAAACTTGGGTGAAGCAAACAAGAGAGATGGCTAGTCATATAGAAGATGTCATTGATGAATACATGCATCACGTAGCACGCAACCGTGATAAACACGGATTGAATGGTTTTCTTCATAAAACAACTCACATTGTGGGAGGGCTATTTACACGCCATGAGATATCCTTGAAGATTCAACGTATCAAAAAACGCATTCGCGAAATTATGAAAACAAGTGTAGCATATGGCTTCAATTCAACACAAAGAATTCCATTTAGCTCTTCAAGAAGAGACAACATGTCATTTGACCAACGAATGACTTCCCTTTACATAGAGGAAGTTGAACTCGTTGGTATTCAAACTTTGAGAGATAAATTAATAGGTTGGTCGATTGGGGGAGAGGTAGCATCTAGACGCTCGGTCAGTTCAGTGGTTGGAATGGGCGGTCTGGGAAAAACCACTCTCGCCAAGAAAGTCTTCGACAACTCAAGGTTCACAGAATGGTTTGATTGGCGTGCTTGGATCACAGTGTCACAGTCATACAAGAACGAAGACATACTAAGAAACATGATCACAGAATTCCACAGGACAAGGAATGAGTCTGTTCCAGAGGGAATTGAAACAATGGATTTGAGATTGTTGATTCACACCCTACGAGGATATCTTAAGGAAAAGAGGTATGCAGTTGTCTTTGATGATGTTTGGAGTACAAACTTGTGGGAGTGTGTAAAGCTTGCATTACCCGATAACAACAATGGTAGCAGAATAATTATCACAACACGCAAGGGTGAGGTTGCTGCTTCTTGCAGAGAAGCTTTTTTTGATCAAGTGTACGACCTTGAGCCATTATCTCCAGATAAGGCATGGGAACTCTTCTGCAAGAAGACATTCCGAGATTCAAGTGGATATTGTCCACCAGAGTTGAAGAAATTTGCAACTACAATAGTGAGCAGATGTGGAGGATTGCCTCTTGCAATTGTGGCTATAAGTGGACTTTTATCTACCAGAGGTGGGGATGTGCCTCAATGGAGAAAATTACATGATAGTCTTGGCTCTGAGTTGGAGTCTAATCCTCATTTAACAAATGTCAcaaaaattctttcttttagcTATCATGATTTACCTCATCGACTTAAAACTTGCTTCTTATACTTTGGGACATATCCAGAAAATTGCCCCATTAGATGTTCTACACTAATTCGGCAATGGATCGCTGAAGGGTTTATACAAGAGCAGATAGGCAAAACATTGGAAGAGGTTGCAGAAGAATACTTGGCTGAGCTTATTCAAAGAAGCCTAGTACAAGTGTCATATGTTGATGAAAGAGGGGTGCGTAGAGAATGTCAAGTCCATGATGTGATGCGTGAGGCCGTGATCCTTTTAAAGACTCGAGATATGAGCTTCTCACAATTTTTAGAAGAAGATTCAAGATTCAATGAAAATTCCAGGCACCTATCTGTTGATAGCAATgcatataatatttttggtagCATTGGAAGCTCTCGTGCCCATTCCTTGTGTTTTTTCAATGGCATAGGTGGGCCACAAAATCCTTTGATGAGTTGTAGAAACTTGTACAAAAGATTCAAGTTGTTGAGAGTACTAGACTTTGAAGATAGTCTGCTTGACCATCTCCCTGAGGAAGTTGGATACATGTATCACTTGAAGTATTTGAGCTTGAGGAATACACGAGTGAAGATCCTTCCGAAATCCATTGGGAAGCTCGCGAACTTGGAGACTCTAGATTTGAAGCAATCCCTAGTGCATGAGATACCATATGCAATCAATAAGCTTCCAAAGCTTAGAAATCTTTTAGCATACAATCTGCACAACAACAAACAGCTGGGTCGGACTACAAAACGAGCCGTGGTGATTCATGAGGGAATCGAGCGTTGGAGAAACTTGCAAAAACTGTATACTGTGGAGGCAACAGATAGCCTAGTTAAAGAAATAGGGAATTTGAAGCAGTTAAGAAGGTTGGGCATTCAAAAACTGGCTAGAAAACAAGGGAAAGATCTATGCGCCTCCATTGGAAAGATGTCTCACTTGCAATCATTGGAAGTTGTAGCCATAAATGGtgatgaaattattaatttacaGTCTATCTCACCTCCACCTCAACGTCTTCAAACTCTAATTTTGATAGGGCGTCTAAAAAAGCTGCCTGATTGGATTGCAGGATCTAGTTTTTTAACTCGATTAGATTTATCTTGGTCGAGACTAGCAGGGGATCCCAATACCTTAAAAGTCCTACAAGGTCTACCAAATTTAGTGCAACTTTTGATCTATGATGCGTTTAGTTGCGAGGAGTTGCATTTTGAAGAAGGATTTCCAAAATTGAAAGAGCTCAGTCTTATAAAGTTGAACAGTTTAAAGTTCATGAGAATTCACAATGGAGCATTGCCTCTTCTTGAAAGTTTGATAATTGGACCATGTCCGCAACTGCAACAAGTGCCCTCTGGCATCCGTAACCTCAAAAATCTAAAATATCTAGACTTTTTGGATATGCCTTCGCATTTCATAGACGGGATTCAAGTTCAAGAAACAGAGCACCATGTAGGTCCCAAAGTAATTGTTGTGAAGACGGAAGGTGAAAGAGTCATGACCACCAAAATAATAGATTCAGCAGTTTTCATGTAG
- the LOC117636332 gene encoding disease resistance protein RPM1-like isoform X2 — MAETAVIIVIDKLVSLLTEEGNLLRGIHDEVTSIKDLLESMTSFLKDADEKAERANNSSGVKTWVKQTREMASHIEDVIDEYMHHVARNRDKHGLNGFLHKTTHIVGGLFTRHEISLKIQRIKKRIREIMKTSVAYGFNSTQRIPFSSSRRDNMSFDQRMTSLYIEEVELVGIQTLRDKLIGWSIGGEVASRRSVSSVVGMGGLGKTTLAKKVFDNSRFTEWFDWRAWITVSQSYKNEDILRNMITEFHRTRNESVPEGIETMDLRLLIHTLRGYLKEKRYAVVFDDVWSTNLWECVKLALPDNNNGSRIIITTRKGEVAASCREAFFDQVYDLEPLSPDKAWELFCKKTFRDSSGYCPPELKKFATTIVSRCGGLPLAIVAISGLLSTRGGDVPQWRKLHDSLGSELESNPHLTNVTKILSFSYHDLPHRLKTCFLYFGTYPENCPIRCSTLIRQWIAEGFIQEQIGKTLEEVAEEYLAELIQRSLVQVSYVDERGVRRECQVHDVMREAVILLKTRDMSFSQFLEEDSRFNENSRHLSVDSNAYNIFGSIGSSRAHSLCFFNGIGGPQNPLMSCRNLYKRFKLLRVLDFEDSLLDHLPEEVGYMYHLKYLSLRNTRVKILPKSIGKLANLETLDLKQSLVHEIPYAINKLPKLRNLLAYNLHNNKQLGRTTKRAVVIHEGIERWRNLQKLYTVEATDSLVKEIGNLKQLRRLGIQKLARKQGKDLCASIGKMSHLQSLEVVAINGSSFLTRLDLSWSRLAGDPNTLKVLQGLPNLVQLLIYDAFSCEELHFEEGFPKLKELSLIKLNSLKFMRIHNGALPLLESLIIGPCPQLQQVPSGIRNLKNLKYLDFLDMPSHFIDGIQVQETEHHVGPKVIVVKTEGERVMTTKIIDSAVFM; from the exons ATGGCCGAGACTGCAGTGATCATTGTCATTGACAAGTTGGTTTCATTGTTAACGGAAGAAGGGAATTTGCTGAGAGGTATTCATGACGAGGTTACAAGCATAAAAGATCTTCTAGAGAGCATGACGTCTTTCCTAAAGGATGCAGATGAAAAAGCAGAAAGGGCAAACAACAGTAGCGGCGTGAAAACTTGGGTGAAGCAAACAAGAGAGATGGCTAGTCATATAGAAGATGTCATTGATGAATACATGCATCACGTAGCACGCAACCGTGATAAACACGGATTGAATGGTTTTCTTCATAAAACAACTCACATTGTGGGAGGGCTATTTACACGCCATGAGATATCCTTGAAGATTCAACGTATCAAAAAACGCATTCGCGAAATTATGAAAACAAGTGTAGCATATGGCTTCAATTCAACACAAAGAATTCCATTTAGCTCTTCAAGAAGAGACAACATGTCATTTGACCAACGAATGACTTCCCTTTACATAGAGGAAGTTGAACTCGTTGGTATTCAAACTTTGAGAGATAAATTAATAGGTTGGTCGATTGGGGGAGAGGTAGCATCTAGACGCTCGGTCAGTTCAGTGGTTGGAATGGGCGGTCTGGGAAAAACCACTCTCGCCAAGAAAGTCTTCGACAACTCAAGGTTCACAGAATGGTTTGATTGGCGTGCTTGGATCACAGTGTCACAGTCATACAAGAACGAAGACATACTAAGAAACATGATCACAGAATTCCACAGGACAAGGAATGAGTCTGTTCCAGAGGGAATTGAAACAATGGATTTGAGATTGTTGATTCACACCCTACGAGGATATCTTAAGGAAAAGAGGTATGCAGTTGTCTTTGATGATGTTTGGAGTACAAACTTGTGGGAGTGTGTAAAGCTTGCATTACCCGATAACAACAATGGTAGCAGAATAATTATCACAACACGCAAGGGTGAGGTTGCTGCTTCTTGCAGAGAAGCTTTTTTTGATCAAGTGTACGACCTTGAGCCATTATCTCCAGATAAGGCATGGGAACTCTTCTGCAAGAAGACATTCCGAGATTCAAGTGGATATTGTCCACCAGAGTTGAAGAAATTTGCAACTACAATAGTGAGCAGATGTGGAGGATTGCCTCTTGCAATTGTGGCTATAAGTGGACTTTTATCTACCAGAGGTGGGGATGTGCCTCAATGGAGAAAATTACATGATAGTCTTGGCTCTGAGTTGGAGTCTAATCCTCATTTAACAAATGTCAcaaaaattctttcttttagcTATCATGATTTACCTCATCGACTTAAAACTTGCTTCTTATACTTTGGGACATATCCAGAAAATTGCCCCATTAGATGTTCTACACTAATTCGGCAATGGATCGCTGAAGGGTTTATACAAGAGCAGATAGGCAAAACATTGGAAGAGGTTGCAGAAGAATACTTGGCTGAGCTTATTCAAAGAAGCCTAGTACAAGTGTCATATGTTGATGAAAGAGGGGTGCGTAGAGAATGTCAAGTCCATGATGTGATGCGTGAGGCCGTGATCCTTTTAAAGACTCGAGATATGAGCTTCTCACAATTTTTAGAAGAAGATTCAAGATTCAATGAAAATTCCAGGCACCTATCTGTTGATAGCAATgcatataatatttttggtagCATTGGAAGCTCTCGTGCCCATTCCTTGTGTTTTTTCAATGGCATAGGTGGGCCACAAAATCCTTTGATGAGTTGTAGAAACTTGTACAAAAGATTCAAGTTGTTGAGAGTACTAGACTTTGAAGATAGTCTGCTTGACCATCTCCCTGAGGAAGTTGGATACATGTATCACTTGAAGTATTTGAGCTTGAGGAATACACGAGTGAAGATCCTTCCGAAATCCATTGGGAAGCTCGCGAACTTGGAGACTCTAGATTTGAAGCAATCCCTAGTGCATGAGATACCATATGCAATCAATAAGCTTCCAAAGCTTAGAAATCTTTTAGCATACAATCTGCACAACAACAAACAGCTGGGTCGGACTACAAAACGAGCCGTGGTGATTCATGAGGGAATCGAGCGTTGGAGAAACTTGCAAAAACTGTATACTGTGGAGGCAACAGATAGCCTAGTTAAAGAAATAGGGAATTTGAAGCAGTTAAGAAGGTTGGGCATTCAAAAACTGGCTAGAAAACAAGGGAAAGATCTATGCGCCTCCATTGGAAAGATGTCTCACTTGCAATCATTGGAAGTTGTAGCCATAAATG GATCTAGTTTTTTAACTCGATTAGATTTATCTTGGTCGAGACTAGCAGGGGATCCCAATACCTTAAAAGTCCTACAAGGTCTACCAAATTTAGTGCAACTTTTGATCTATGATGCGTTTAGTTGCGAGGAGTTGCATTTTGAAGAAGGATTTCCAAAATTGAAAGAGCTCAGTCTTATAAAGTTGAACAGTTTAAAGTTCATGAGAATTCACAATGGAGCATTGCCTCTTCTTGAAAGTTTGATAATTGGACCATGTCCGCAACTGCAACAAGTGCCCTCTGGCATCCGTAACCTCAAAAATCTAAAATATCTAGACTTTTTGGATATGCCTTCGCATTTCATAGACGGGATTCAAGTTCAAGAAACAGAGCACCATGTAGGTCCCAAAGTAATTGTTGTGAAGACGGAAGGTGAAAGAGTCATGACCACCAAAATAATAGATTCAGCAGTTTTCATGTAG